In Bradyrhizobium sp. 170, the DNA window TCGAGCTTGTCGAGCTTGAGCTCCTTCTTCACGGCATCGACGATCTTGTAGCAGATGTCCATGGCGTAGCCGATCGGCTTCTGGTTGTCGTCAAGATAAGAGAACGGAATGGACGAGTCGCGGAAGCCGAGCGTGATGGCGCCGGTGTCCTTGATGTTCTTCAGCGTCCCGGTAAGTTCCTGCGCCATTGCCGGCCCGGCGCACAGGACGCCGGCGAGCAGATAGCCGAAAATTTGACGATTTTTCACGTAACTTCTCCCTTAAAAGGTTGCGGATGATTGCTCATCCGCCCGAACTCGACAACTTGCCGGGTAGCTTACGAAGTAACTTGTCAGATGGTTTCGTCGGCGGTCTCGAACCAGTCTTCGCAAGACCGCCCCCGGCGTGCGCGGCACTATACCTGCACAATTCGGACCAAAACAGATTTAGCGCCCGTTGACCATCATGCATTCGACCCCTGAATGCGACTAAAGACAAAGGCAACGCCCATTTGTCGCCGCCGATCGGGGTCAGCCGCTTTCGGCCATAAGCGGCCACGGTGCCCTCGGTCAACCAGGCGATGCCCCGGCCGCCGAGCGCCATCCCGCAGAGCACATCGGACATATCGCTTTCGATCACCCGCACGCCGGAAATGGGGGCATTCTCCAGGATGAGATCGACCAGCCGGGCGAAATAGACGCCGGGCGAATACATCAGAAGCGGCGCCGGATGCGACGCCCGCCCGGGCAGCGACGCGCCTCCCTTCGCCACCAGCGCTTCGCTGGCATAGGGCCGCAGGAATTCTGTGCCGAGCGTCACACGTTCGTAAAGATCCGGATCGAGATGGATCGGCTGCTGCGCGTGATGGTAGCAGATCATCAGGTCCACATTGTCTGACACCAGCGAGGTGACGAGATCGTGGATGTTGCCCACCACCACCGAACAGCTCAACCGCCGCTCCTGTGACCAGGCCTGCCACCAATGCGGCAGCCGTGCGGTGGCCATCGCGAACGGCAAGGCGATGCGGATATGTTCGTTGCGGTGAAGCGGCTTGCCGCCAAGCTCGCCGCGGCTGTCGAGCATCTGCCGCAGCAACTCGCCGGCATGTTCACGGAAACGCTCGCCTTGCGGCGTGAGCTGCGTCGGGTAGACACTGCGGTCGATCAAGTCGAAGCCGAGCCAGGCCTCCAGCGACTTGATCCGTCGGCTGAACGCCGCCTGAGACGTGTTTCGTTTCTCGGCGGCGCGGGTAAAATTGCCGGTCTCGGCCACCATCAGAAAATCCTGAAGCCAGCGAAGCTCCATCATGCTCCCCGCTTTGATGCAGGCCGCGGCCGCCGCGCGGCCGCAAAGCCCGCCTCGGGGCAGCGCAAGGCCGCGGACGCCAGCCAGCGTTGGTTCTCGATACGCAATGTGAAGCCCCATGCCGGGAAACGTAGCGGATCGGCCGGCAGGCTGGCCAATGCAAGCTTTGCATCGCCACACCCCGCCGTTATCAGCGCGACAATCCCGATGATTCCTTGCCCAGTCATATAAGCCGGCTCGCGCTCACCCATGAGGTCCCGCCTTCATTAGCCTGCCACGCCGCGGGCAGGTTATGCAAATTTTGCATCATGCAGACTTGGCATCAATGGCGGCGTCCGGGGGCCTTAACCTGGTGCGCGACAACCCTTCGCCCGATCGGTTCTCGCGTTTCGATCGGACGATCACCCAAGACGAGACCTAGAGATGAAAATCTGTGTACTGGGCGCCGGCGTTATCGGACTGACGACCGCATGGTGCCTTGCCGAGGCCGGGCACGACGTCATCATCGTCGACCGGCATGCTTCCACCGCGAAGGACGCCAGCGCCGCCAATGGCGGCCAGCTCTCTTACGCGTTCGTGGCGCCGCTGGCGTCTCCGGCAACCTTGCTGAAGCTGCCATCGCTGCTGCTGTCGCCGAATTCGCCGATGCGCATCCGCGCCGGCCTCGATCCTGCCCTGATTTCCTGGGGCACGCGATTCCTGCTCGCCTGCCGGCCGACAGCGGTGCGCGAGACCATTGCAGCGCAGCTCGCACTCGCCGCCCTGAGCCGGAGCGAGCTGGCGCGGATTTCCCACAGCTTGATGCTTTCGTTCGGGCTGCGAACCGCCGGCAAGCTTGTGGTGTTCCGCAGCCGGAGGCAATTCGACGCGGCGCGGCGCGCGATCACCGGAGAGACCGGCGAGGACGGCCAGCAGGTGTTGACGCCGGCCGAATGCCTGGCGCTGGAGCCTGCGCTCAGGCTTGACGCCGCCAAACTCGCAGGCGGCATCTTCACGGCTTCCGAACAGATCGGAGATTGCGCGGCGTTCTGTGCGGGGCTTACGTTCCGCCTGAGACGGCAACGCAATGTCGAATGGTTGCTCGGCACGGACGTGATCGGTCCGGTTCGCTCCGGCGGGCGGCTTGTCGCGGTCGAGATCAACAAGGGGCATGTGCAAGCAGAGCAGTTCGTCCTGTGTATGGGCGCGGCATCGAGCGCATTTGCGAGAGCGTGCGGATTCTATCTGCCGATCTATCCGCTCAAGGGTTACAGCATCACCCTGACACCGCCGCCCGATGCGCGCGTCATGAGGCACAGCGTGACGGATATGGAACGCAAGCTGGTATTCGCCCCGCTCGCACGCGATGGACACACGGCGATCAGGATCGCCGGCATCGCCGATCTCGAAAGCAGCAACACGACGATCGACACCAGACGCGTCGACATCCTGCGCCGCGCTTCGGCGGAGCTGCTCGGCATCGACGCCGCCGGCGACGTCAAGCCATGGTGCGGGCTTCGTCCCGCGACGCCGGACAGTCGGCCGATCATCGGCTGCTCGCCACTCGATGGCCTCTTCATCAACTCAGGCCACGGCATGCTCGGCTGGACGCTGGCCTGCGGCAGTGCGCGACTGACGGCCGATATGATCGATCGCAAGCCGGAGGCCAGCGAGGTGAGCGCGTTTACCCTGCGCCGCGCGGCATAAATTCCGTACCTCGGGAGGCCGCGGCAGACTAATTGTCGCACGTCGCGTTTCCAGCCG includes these proteins:
- a CDS encoding LysR family transcriptional regulator, translating into MELRWLQDFLMVAETGNFTRAAEKRNTSQAAFSRRIKSLEAWLGFDLIDRSVYPTQLTPQGERFREHAGELLRQMLDSRGELGGKPLHRNEHIRIALPFAMATARLPHWWQAWSQERRLSCSVVVGNIHDLVTSLVSDNVDLMICYHHAQQPIHLDPDLYERVTLGTEFLRPYASEALVAKGGASLPGRASHPAPLLMYSPGVYFARLVDLILENAPISGVRVIESDMSDVLCGMALGGRGIAWLTEGTVAAYGRKRLTPIGGDKWALPLSLVAFRGRMHDGQRALNLFWSELCRYSAAHAGGGLAKTGSRPPTKPSDKLLRKLPGKLSSSGG
- a CDS encoding FAD-dependent oxidoreductase; its protein translation is MKICVLGAGVIGLTTAWCLAEAGHDVIIVDRHASTAKDASAANGGQLSYAFVAPLASPATLLKLPSLLLSPNSPMRIRAGLDPALISWGTRFLLACRPTAVRETIAAQLALAALSRSELARISHSLMLSFGLRTAGKLVVFRSRRQFDAARRAITGETGEDGQQVLTPAECLALEPALRLDAAKLAGGIFTASEQIGDCAAFCAGLTFRLRRQRNVEWLLGTDVIGPVRSGGRLVAVEINKGHVQAEQFVLCMGAASSAFARACGFYLPIYPLKGYSITLTPPPDARVMRHSVTDMERKLVFAPLARDGHTAIRIAGIADLESSNTTIDTRRVDILRRASAELLGIDAAGDVKPWCGLRPATPDSRPIIGCSPLDGLFINSGHGMLGWTLACGSARLTADMIDRKPEASEVSAFTLRRAA